In a genomic window of Desulfopila inferna:
- a CDS encoding polysaccharide biosynthesis/export family protein: protein MKQHNKSSLMYVAVFILICFSLPALVFAAQSASDVTVDPALKEKLRQQIIGQGGSVDDEYVVGYRDILHVSVYGEGSMSVGGGIEAEPPATMAEGEAPAVDFIRGRGAGIEVRLDGRISLRHIGDVAVVGMTVTEIADYLKQLYSAVYSDPDVTVTLVQSNSLQYTVMGQVISPGLYHLDFPLTVVRAIARAGGFTEWAKSDITIIRPNKANLKAGNAKNAKGESFKFDFDDFLKGRNLESNILIKSGDVIVVH from the coding sequence ATGAAACAGCATAACAAAAGTTCCCTGATGTATGTTGCGGTGTTCATCCTTATCTGTTTTTCTCTGCCGGCGCTGGTGTTTGCGGCACAATCCGCATCGGATGTGACGGTGGACCCCGCTCTCAAGGAAAAGCTGCGCCAACAGATTATCGGCCAAGGTGGCTCCGTGGATGACGAATATGTGGTAGGCTACAGGGACATACTGCACGTTAGTGTTTATGGCGAGGGTTCGATGTCAGTGGGAGGCGGCATTGAGGCAGAGCCACCGGCAACCATGGCGGAAGGTGAGGCACCCGCTGTTGATTTTATCAGAGGAAGGGGGGCCGGCATAGAAGTCCGCCTGGATGGCAGGATATCTCTGCGCCATATTGGTGACGTAGCGGTTGTCGGCATGACTGTAACCGAAATTGCAGATTACCTGAAACAGCTTTATTCAGCCGTTTATAGTGATCCCGATGTTACAGTTACTCTTGTACAGAGCAACAGCCTGCAATATACTGTCATGGGCCAGGTTATTTCGCCAGGCCTCTATCATCTCGATTTTCCCCTCACGGTTGTCAGGGCCATTGCCCGTGCGGGGGGATTTACCGAGTGGGCCAAATCCGACATAACCATCATTAGGCCCAACAAGGCAAACTTGAAGGCCGGCAATGCCAAAAACGCTAAGGGTGAGTCATTCAAATTTGATTTTGATGACTTTCTTAAAGGCAGGAATTTGGAGAGCAATATTCTGATCAAATCCGGAGATGTCATAGTCGTTCATTAA
- the nadE gene encoding NAD(+) synthase: MTDSFSEAVLKLDLQHEAELICEKIKHYLRVPLKRRGLIVAISGGIDSSASLALAVRAVGKDKVFCLQMPEAHSSEDTIGISSRLAQHFGVATQHEDITSILEAVGFYKRYDDAVRQVVPEYGQGWKSKIVIPNVATSKGFTFFSLIAQSPDNNIIKQRLPHKTYLAIVAATNFKQRIRKMLEYYHADRLNYAVVGTPNRLEYDQGFFVKLGDGAGDIKPIAHLYKSQVYMMASYLGVPEEIRNRTPTTDTYSLEQGQDEFYFSLPYAEMDLCLYGKNHNIAPKEVARAIGLKEEQVKRIYQDIDTKRATTTYLQLPPLLVSPVVEINHEV; the protein is encoded by the coding sequence ATGACAGATAGCTTTTCCGAAGCAGTCCTGAAGCTCGATCTCCAGCATGAGGCAGAGTTAATCTGTGAAAAAATTAAACACTACCTGAGAGTACCCTTAAAACGCAGGGGACTGATCGTTGCCATCTCTGGAGGAATAGATTCCAGTGCCAGCCTGGCGTTGGCTGTCAGGGCCGTCGGCAAAGACAAGGTCTTCTGTCTGCAGATGCCCGAGGCACATTCTTCGGAGGATACCATTGGCATCAGTTCAAGACTGGCCCAACATTTCGGAGTTGCGACGCAGCATGAGGATATCACCTCTATCCTTGAGGCCGTCGGCTTCTATAAGCGTTATGATGATGCCGTTCGTCAGGTTGTTCCTGAGTATGGACAGGGATGGAAATCAAAAATTGTCATACCCAATGTGGCAACCTCTAAAGGATTCACCTTTTTTTCTCTCATCGCACAGTCGCCAGACAATAATATCATTAAGCAACGTCTGCCGCATAAAACGTATCTGGCCATCGTCGCAGCGACGAACTTTAAACAACGCATCCGCAAGATGCTGGAATATTATCATGCCGACCGTTTGAATTACGCTGTGGTCGGCACACCAAACCGGCTTGAGTATGATCAAGGATTTTTCGTCAAGCTGGGCGATGGCGCGGGAGATATCAAACCTATTGCCCATCTTTATAAATCACAGGTCTACATGATGGCTTCTTATCTGGGTGTACCTGAGGAGATACGCAATCGCACACCGACCACAGACACCTATTCCCTGGAACAGGGGCAGGATGAATTTTATTTCTCGCTGCCTTATGCAGAGATGGATCTCTGCCTCTATGGAAAGAACCACAATATTGCTCCAAAAGAGGTAGCTCGAGCTATAGGTCTAAAAGAGGAACAAGTCAAAAGAATCTATCAGGACATTGACACCAAAAGGGCAACCACCACATACCTGCAACTTCCACCTTTATTAGTATCTCCGGTCGTGGAGATAAATCATGAAGTCTAG
- a CDS encoding GDSL-type esterase/lipase family protein — translation MLQGDHRKPLSVHTGWWQIISGIFCILCVFLPAVGYGGDSETTSPTHGTDFSAPEQKRQSNIDIVLIGASYAEGLKLNEVAGMTMINKGVGGQQSFEMLDRFQDDVINLNPRKVVIWGFINDIFRADPGKMDDAIVRIQESYREMVRLSRENSIEPLLATEITMGPRGGFKETIVRFIAGLMGKVSYQERVNLDVRKVNEWLKKYAAEQGLSVLEFQQVLADEEGLMREKKFTQDDGSHISEEGYKILSQYMINNEELFRKRLQ, via the coding sequence ATGCTACAGGGAGATCATCGCAAGCCATTATCAGTACATACAGGCTGGTGGCAAATAATTAGCGGCATTTTTTGCATTTTATGTGTTTTTTTGCCGGCGGTTGGCTATGGAGGAGATAGCGAAACCACTTCCCCAACCCATGGAACCGACTTTTCTGCACCCGAACAGAAAAGACAGAGCAACATAGATATAGTGCTTATTGGAGCATCTTACGCTGAGGGCCTGAAGTTGAATGAAGTAGCCGGCATGACGATGATCAACAAGGGAGTCGGAGGGCAGCAGTCCTTTGAAATGTTGGATCGTTTTCAAGATGATGTCATTAATCTCAATCCCCGTAAGGTTGTGATCTGGGGATTCATAAATGATATTTTCAGAGCTGATCCTGGGAAGATGGATGACGCTATCGTCCGGATTCAGGAGAGCTATCGTGAAATGGTGCGTCTCTCCCGTGAAAACAGTATAGAACCTCTGCTTGCAACCGAGATAACAATGGGCCCAAGGGGAGGTTTCAAAGAGACGATTGTGAGATTTATAGCAGGGTTGATGGGGAAAGTCAGCTATCAGGAGCGTGTTAATTTAGATGTCAGGAAAGTGAATGAATGGTTGAAGAAATATGCTGCTGAGCAGGGCCTGTCTGTGCTTGAGTTCCAGCAAGTACTGGCTGACGAAGAGGGACTGATGCGGGAAAAAAAATTCACTCAGGATGACGGTAGCCATATCTCCGAAGAGGGCTATAAAATCCTTTCGCAGTATATGATAAATAACGAAGAGCTTTTCAGAAAGAGGCTGCAATGA
- a CDS encoding arsenate reductase/protein-tyrosine-phosphatase family protein, whose product MEKEIINSRAIKKLLVQKARDMQILRKARQTVKHVLRDSFWSVYGLQEKNPAIPLKPKEILFVCLGNICRSGYAHHYVASRFQRDNQELKVFSAGLHVKDAGSPQTAISAAKSRGVNLAGHIPKQVDAEMIETADMVLAMEPKQIRLLRNRFPEYSDKFFLLTFFEGESVSQYRGWSRYHIKDPYGKSSDEFAECFARIERCVDGLMSGITDTRG is encoded by the coding sequence ATGGAGAAAGAAATTATTAACAGCAGGGCTATAAAAAAATTGCTGGTGCAGAAAGCGAGGGATATGCAGATCCTGAGGAAAGCCAGACAAACAGTAAAGCATGTTCTGAGAGATTCCTTCTGGTCGGTATATGGTCTACAGGAGAAGAATCCCGCTATTCCTTTAAAACCCAAGGAGATCCTCTTTGTCTGTCTCGGCAATATTTGCCGAAGCGGATATGCTCATCATTATGTTGCCTCCAGATTTCAGAGGGACAATCAAGAGCTTAAGGTTTTTTCTGCAGGACTGCATGTAAAAGATGCGGGTTCTCCTCAAACAGCAATTTCTGCGGCAAAATCTCGTGGTGTGAATCTGGCTGGCCATATTCCCAAACAGGTTGATGCAGAAATGATAGAGACGGCAGATATGGTATTGGCTATGGAGCCGAAGCAAATCAGATTGCTGCGAAACAGATTCCCCGAGTACTCCGATAAATTTTTCCTGCTTACCTTTTTTGAAGGAGAGTCTGTTTCTCAATATCGAGGCTGGAGTCGTTATCATATTAAGGATCCCTACGGCAAGTCTTCTGATGAGTTTGCAGAATGTTTTGCAAGAATCGAACGATGTGTGGATGGATTAATGTCCGGAATAACCGACACTCGAGGTTAA
- a CDS encoding slipin family protein: MLNELLPYLAPIGLLVLILASAIRILPEYERGVVFFLGRFQSVKGPGLVIIIPGLQVMRRVDLRVITLDVPSQDVISKDNVTVSVNAVLYYRVVDPERAIIRVEDYGGATTQLAQTTLRSVLGKHDLDEMLSERDKLNADIQEILDSQTEEWGIKVSNVEIKHVDLNESMIRAIARQAEAERERRAKVIHAEGELQASVKLVEAAEVMSRNSGAMQLRYLSTLSDMSTGNASTIVFPLPMDMISHFMQGGGRNPENPGGGTSSKKTDAS; this comes from the coding sequence ATGTTGAATGAACTGCTTCCATATCTCGCCCCTATCGGGCTGCTGGTGCTTATTCTGGCTTCGGCCATTCGTATTCTGCCGGAGTATGAGCGCGGCGTGGTGTTTTTTCTTGGTCGCTTCCAGAGTGTGAAAGGCCCTGGTCTGGTCATCATTATCCCCGGACTGCAGGTAATGAGGAGGGTTGACTTGAGGGTCATTACCCTGGATGTTCCCAGTCAGGACGTAATTTCCAAAGACAATGTCACCGTGAGTGTCAACGCCGTACTGTATTATCGTGTTGTTGATCCGGAGCGAGCCATTATCCGGGTCGAGGATTATGGCGGAGCGACCACGCAGCTTGCTCAGACCACTCTGCGATCGGTGCTGGGGAAGCACGATCTCGATGAAATGCTGTCGGAGCGTGATAAGCTTAATGCCGATATCCAGGAAATACTGGATTCGCAGACGGAAGAATGGGGAATCAAGGTTTCTAATGTCGAGATCAAGCATGTCGATCTGAATGAGAGCATGATACGCGCCATCGCCCGGCAGGCTGAGGCTGAACGTGAACGGCGGGCTAAGGTCATACATGCCGAGGGCGAATTGCAGGCCTCCGTCAAACTGGTGGAGGCTGCCGAGGTTATGTCCAGAAATTCCGGAGCCATGCAGTTGCGCTATCTGTCGACCTTGTCTGATATGAGTACCGGCAATGCCTCGACTATTGTCTTTCCGCTGCCCATGGACATGATATCGCACTTCATGCAGGGAGGCGGCAGGAATCCTGAAAATCCTGGGGGCGGCACCTCATCAAAGAAAACTGATGCAAGCTGA
- a CDS encoding NfeD family protein: MIPKKIANLARGGKLRQMWWLLIFFPGLAILQMSFVEEVLPENSDTRKQGLILTIDGAIGPATMDYVIRGLQQASEEQAEIVILIMDTPGGLMNAMRGIIREILNSPVPVATYISPAGARAASAGTYILYGSHIAAMAPATNLGSATPVQMGGLPGAPEEQEETAPTEEDKKADSEGEVSEEGQDKQPAEKRRGGSAMERKILEDAVAYIRELAQRHGRNAEWAEKAVREAVNLGAGPALEINVIDVVANDIDDLLSQINGRTVVMEGGERVLNTADLQLNRLDPDWRTRLLSVITDPNIAYFLMIIGFYGIIFELASPGSLFPGVIGAICLILALFSFQVLSVNYAGLALILLGLAFIVGEAFMPSFGILGIGGMVAFVVGSIILMDGTNQKISLPLIGGTAAVAAGFMLWTVTRFMSVSRGAHASGIEKMRHETVVALEDFIAAEGVYRGHIRLSGERWNAVSEKPVSKDQQMKVDRIEGLTVHVAEKD, translated from the coding sequence ATGATTCCGAAAAAAATCGCGAATCTAGCCAGAGGCGGAAAACTCCGACAAATGTGGTGGCTGCTGATCTTTTTTCCAGGACTGGCCATTTTGCAGATGTCTTTTGTCGAAGAGGTCCTGCCGGAAAATTCCGACACCCGGAAACAGGGTCTGATACTGACCATTGATGGCGCCATAGGACCTGCCACCATGGATTATGTCATCCGCGGTTTACAGCAGGCCTCCGAAGAGCAGGCCGAGATCGTGATCCTGATAATGGATACCCCGGGTGGCCTGATGAACGCCATGCGGGGCATCATCCGGGAAATCCTCAATTCTCCGGTTCCGGTGGCAACCTATATCAGCCCCGCAGGCGCCCGTGCTGCCAGTGCGGGAACCTACATCCTTTACGGCAGCCATATTGCCGCCATGGCACCCGCTACAAACCTTGGTTCCGCGACTCCGGTACAGATGGGAGGATTGCCAGGTGCACCGGAAGAACAAGAGGAAACCGCTCCCACTGAAGAGGATAAAAAGGCCGATTCTGAAGGTGAGGTGTCGGAAGAGGGCCAGGACAAACAGCCTGCAGAGAAGCGAAGGGGCGGTTCCGCCATGGAGCGAAAAATCCTGGAAGATGCGGTCGCCTATATTCGGGAATTGGCACAAAGGCACGGCCGCAATGCGGAATGGGCCGAAAAAGCAGTGCGTGAAGCAGTTAATTTAGGTGCCGGGCCTGCGCTTGAGATAAACGTCATTGACGTTGTTGCCAATGACATTGATGATCTGTTGTCACAGATAAATGGACGTACAGTGGTTATGGAAGGTGGTGAACGCGTTCTGAATACCGCCGATCTGCAACTGAATCGGCTGGATCCTGACTGGAGAACCAGGCTGCTTAGCGTTATAACCGATCCTAACATCGCTTACTTTCTGATGATCATCGGATTTTACGGCATCATTTTCGAGCTTGCCAGCCCGGGTAGCCTGTTTCCCGGAGTAATCGGGGCAATCTGTTTAATTCTAGCTCTATTTTCTTTTCAGGTTCTCTCGGTAAACTATGCAGGGCTGGCTCTGATTCTGCTCGGCCTGGCCTTTATAGTCGGCGAGGCATTTATGCCAAGTTTTGGAATTCTGGGTATCGGCGGTATGGTTGCCTTTGTGGTGGGTTCGATCATCCTGATGGACGGTACGAATCAGAAAATTTCCCTGCCCCTCATTGGAGGTACGGCTGCGGTTGCGGCCGGATTCATGTTGTGGACGGTCACCCGGTTTATGTCGGTGAGCAGGGGTGCTCACGCCAGCGGGATCGAAAAGATGCGGCATGAAACGGTAGTGGCGTTGGAAGATTTCATTGCCGCGGAAGGAGTCTATCGAGGGCATATCCGCCTCAGTGGCGAACGCTGGAATGCAGTCAGTGAAAAACCAGTCTCCAAGGATCAGCAGATGAAGGTGGATCGCATAGAAGGATTGACAGTGCATGTTGCTGAAAAGGACTGA
- a CDS encoding DUF1428 domain-containing protein has protein sequence MERYVDGFVIPLPKDKVEEYKDIAEKAGSIWKEHGALEYWECLGDDLEIPDMVSFKKAANTEKNETVVFAWIVFESREHRDKVNAAVMADPRMGDMMQQGSEPFDYKQIVYGGFNTLVKM, from the coding sequence ATGGAAAGATATGTAGACGGATTCGTCATTCCTTTACCAAAAGACAAGGTGGAGGAATATAAAGACATAGCCGAAAAAGCAGGTTCCATATGGAAGGAACACGGGGCTCTGGAATATTGGGAGTGTTTAGGTGATGACCTGGAAATTCCAGATATGGTTTCTTTTAAAAAAGCTGCTAATACAGAGAAAAACGAAACCGTTGTTTTCGCATGGATCGTTTTCGAGTCCCGTGAACACCGTGACAAGGTAAATGCCGCAGTAATGGCTGATCCCCGAATGGGTGATATGATGCAACAGGGATCCGAGCCTTTTGATTATAAACAGATAGTTTACGGAGGTTTTAATACTCTGGTTAAAATGTAA
- a CDS encoding PEP-CTERM sorting domain-containing protein (PEP-CTERM proteins occur, often in large numbers, in the proteomes of bacteria that also encode an exosortase, a predicted intramembrane cysteine proteinase. The presence of a PEP-CTERM domain at a protein's C-terminus predicts cleavage within the sorting domain, followed by covalent anchoring to some some component of the (usually Gram-negative) cell surface. Many PEP-CTERM proteins exhibit an unusual sequence composition that includes large numbers of potential glycosylation sites. Expression of one such protein has been shown restore the ability of a bacterium to form floc, a type of biofilm.): MQAGAASGNNENKTRLDTSITGSFQDFNSLSKIGKVLVQPTEKRSSKSSPEPGTVFLLGAGMAGVILITRRRRKR, translated from the coding sequence ATGCAGGCTGGTGCTGCTTCTGGGAACAATGAGAACAAGACCCGGCTTGATACAAGTATAACGGGAAGTTTTCAGGATTTTAACTCCTTAAGCAAAATCGGCAAGGTCTTAGTTCAACCGACCGAGAAGCGGTCTTCAAAATCCTCTCCCGAACCAGGGACCGTATTTCTTTTAGGGGCGGGAATGGCCGGAGTTATATTGATTACCCGGCGAAGAAGAAAGCGGTAA
- a CDS encoding sugar transferase: MYEDNNLGNITFSLDVFCTVAAFLIAFWARDLFFPVLETLNLSSHVFLLPLIIVLVTSFLTYFGGYTPPGKISYVGYSWAIIRAMVLTFSVTLALLFFLEIRYISRFVILIFAIVEYFALMGVRAYIIFHHKSQTKSGKRKLKVLIIGSQGRAKALVAALKQQLDEDIEIVGFLDPDQEKKGKIISGIPVIGTIENTSECLKNNIVDEVIIAITRSMLKDAEPIVMACEEEGIRLCFMADVFNVQVARVSLTTVKGIPLLNMEPVAQNHQQLVAKRIFDLALTTLAILLLLPIFAFIAIAIKIDSPGPVFFVQQRVGLRKNVFPMYKFRSMYTDAEERLKDLEHLNEAEGPIFKMKNDPRMTKVGRFLRKTSLDELPQLINVFIGEMSLVGPRPMSIRDVDLFDRGIQRKRFSVQPGLTCLWQISGRSDLPFEKWLELDLEYIENWSFWLDLKILYKTVPAVLLTKGAL; the protein is encoded by the coding sequence ATGTATGAAGACAACAACCTAGGAAATATCACTTTCAGCCTCGATGTGTTTTGCACCGTAGCTGCGTTTCTCATCGCATTCTGGGCCAGAGATCTCTTTTTTCCTGTCCTGGAAACGCTCAACCTGAGCTCCCATGTTTTTCTTCTTCCGCTGATAATTGTCCTCGTTACCAGCTTTCTCACCTATTTCGGCGGCTACACGCCCCCCGGGAAAATCTCCTACGTCGGCTATTCCTGGGCCATCATTCGTGCCATGGTACTCACCTTCAGCGTCACACTCGCTCTGCTCTTCTTCCTGGAAATCAGATATATCAGCAGATTCGTCATCCTCATTTTCGCCATCGTCGAATATTTTGCTCTGATGGGGGTAAGAGCCTATATTATCTTCCACCATAAGAGCCAGACAAAAAGCGGCAAACGAAAGTTGAAAGTACTGATTATCGGCTCACAAGGCCGCGCCAAGGCACTGGTTGCAGCATTAAAACAGCAACTAGATGAAGATATCGAGATTGTCGGCTTTCTCGATCCCGATCAGGAAAAAAAAGGAAAAATTATCTCCGGCATCCCGGTTATCGGCACCATCGAAAATACCAGCGAATGCCTGAAAAACAATATCGTCGACGAGGTTATCATCGCCATCACCCGCTCCATGCTCAAGGATGCCGAACCCATCGTCATGGCCTGTGAGGAGGAAGGCATCCGTCTCTGTTTTATGGCCGATGTCTTCAACGTCCAGGTCGCCAGAGTGAGCCTTACCACTGTTAAGGGTATACCGCTCTTAAACATGGAGCCGGTCGCCCAAAACCATCAGCAGCTCGTCGCCAAGCGCATCTTCGATCTGGCCCTTACCACTCTGGCCATACTGCTGCTGCTGCCGATTTTCGCTTTTATTGCCATCGCCATCAAGATCGACTCTCCTGGTCCGGTCTTCTTTGTCCAGCAGCGTGTCGGACTGCGTAAAAACGTTTTCCCCATGTATAAATTCCGGTCAATGTACACTGATGCCGAAGAACGACTCAAGGATCTCGAGCACCTCAACGAGGCGGAAGGGCCGATATTTAAAATGAAGAATGATCCGCGAATGACAAAGGTGGGCAGGTTTCTCCGCAAGACCAGCCTGGACGAACTGCCGCAACTCATCAATGTCTTTATAGGCGAAATGAGCTTAGTCGGTCCCCGCCCCATGTCTATTCGAGATGTTGATCTTTTCGACCGCGGTATTCAACGCAAACGATTCAGCGTTCAGCCTGGACTCACCTGTCTCTGGCAGATATCCGGCCGCAGCGATCTGCCTTTTGAAAAGTGGCTGGAATTGGATCTGGAATATATAGAAAACTGGTCATTCTGGTTGGATTTAAAAATTCTCTACAAAACCGTCCCTGCAGTATTATTGACTAAAGGAGCATTGTAG